In a single window of the Pseudomonas oryzihabitans genome:
- a CDS encoding amino acid ABC transporter permease, producing the protein MAYQFDFQPVLQQSDLLLKGALFTLELTAIGAVLGIALGILGAVCRAWRLTPFDRVFGVYVELIRNTPFLIQLFFIFFGLPSLGVHISEWQAAVLAMVINLGAYSTEIIRAGIQAVPKGQLEAAAALAMTRAETFRHVILRPALAKVWPALSSQVVIVMLGSAVCSQISTEELTFAANFIQSRNFRAFETYLLTTLLYLVMAIGVRQLLHWIGRRFIQGGR; encoded by the coding sequence ATGGCCTACCAGTTCGACTTCCAGCCGGTACTGCAGCAGAGCGATCTGCTGCTCAAGGGCGCCCTTTTCACGCTGGAGCTGACCGCCATCGGCGCGGTGCTGGGCATTGCCCTGGGCATTCTTGGCGCGGTCTGCCGCGCCTGGCGGCTCACGCCCTTCGACCGGGTGTTCGGCGTCTATGTCGAGCTGATCCGCAATACGCCCTTTCTGATCCAGCTGTTCTTCATCTTCTTCGGCCTGCCTTCGCTGGGGGTGCACATCAGCGAATGGCAGGCGGCGGTGCTGGCCATGGTGATCAACCTGGGCGCCTATTCCACGGAAATCATTCGCGCCGGCATCCAGGCGGTACCCAAGGGCCAGCTGGAAGCCGCCGCGGCCCTGGCCATGACCCGCGCCGAGACCTTTCGCCACGTGATCCTGCGGCCCGCGCTGGCCAAGGTCTGGCCGGCCCTGTCGAGCCAGGTGGTGATCGTGATGCTGGGCTCGGCGGTCTGCTCGCAGATCTCCACCGAGGAACTGACTTTCGCCGCCAACTTCATCCAGTCGCGCAACTTCCGCGCCTTCGAGACCTATCTGCTGACCACCCTGCTCTACCTGGTCATGGCCATCGGCGTGCGCCAGCTGCTGCACTGGATCGGCCGGCGCTTCATCCAGGGAGGCCGCTGA
- a CDS encoding amino acid ABC transporter permease, which translates to MMDFTLWDIVRNLGTGLYWTFILSLAAFAGGGLAGLLVLWARLSPLRAPRTLARLHIELFQGTPLLMQLFLVFFGVSLLGLEIPAWLAAGVALTLFTSAYLAEIWRGCVEAIPDGQWEASESLALTRFEQLRHVILPQALRIAVAPTVGFSVQVVKGTAVTSIIGFTELTKIGGMLANATYQPFTVYGLAALGYFILCYPLSLAARWLERRLHAAA; encoded by the coding sequence CTGATGGATTTCACCCTCTGGGATATCGTCCGCAACCTCGGTACCGGGCTGTACTGGACCTTCATCCTGTCGCTGGCGGCCTTTGCCGGCGGCGGCCTGGCCGGACTGCTGGTGCTCTGGGCACGGCTGTCGCCGCTGCGGGCGCCACGCACGCTGGCGCGCCTGCACATCGAGCTGTTCCAGGGCACGCCGCTATTGATGCAGCTGTTCCTGGTGTTCTTTGGCGTCTCGCTGCTGGGGCTGGAGATTCCCGCCTGGCTGGCTGCCGGCGTGGCCCTGACCCTGTTTACCAGCGCCTACCTCGCCGAAATCTGGCGCGGCTGCGTCGAGGCCATTCCCGACGGCCAGTGGGAGGCGTCGGAAAGCCTGGCCCTGACCCGCTTCGAGCAGTTGCGTCATGTGATCCTGCCCCAGGCCCTACGCATCGCCGTGGCACCTACCGTGGGCTTCTCGGTACAGGTGGTCAAGGGTACCGCCGTGACCTCCATCATCGGCTTCACCGAGCTGACCAAGATCGGCGGCATGCTCGCCAATGCCACCTACCAGCCCTTCACCGTCTACGGCCTCGCCGCCCTGGGCTATTTCATCCTCTGCTACCCGCTGTCGCTGGCCGCGCGCTGGCTGGAAAGGAGACTGCATGCCGCTGCTTAG